The following are from one region of the Prochlorococcus marinus str. SB genome:
- the sds gene encoding solanesyl diphosphate synthase, whose protein sequence is MNTVTELLQPVENDLDDLILELKNLIGAGHPILQAAAEHLFSAGGKRLRPGIVLLISKAISPKFCLTTKHKRLAEITEMIHTASLVHDDVVDEASTRRGVDTVHSRFNTRVAVLAGDFLFAQASWHLANLDNVNVVKLLSRVIMDLAEGEIKQNLNRFDSAQSFSKYINKSYCKTASLIANSCKAAGVLSKIEDENLTSLYDFGKNIGLAFQVVDDILDFTGNDKQLGKPAVSDLASGYLTAPVLYALEENKHLSVLINRELAEKDDLDDALNIIMNSKAIESSRKLAEDFAMLSKEAIVWLPDSEYKRALMALPEFVLSRIY, encoded by the coding sequence ATGAATACAGTAACAGAGCTACTACAACCAGTTGAAAATGATCTTGATGATCTTATTCTAGAACTGAAAAATCTAATAGGAGCGGGTCACCCAATTCTTCAAGCAGCAGCAGAACACCTTTTTAGTGCTGGGGGTAAAAGATTGAGACCAGGAATAGTTTTATTGATTTCAAAAGCTATATCTCCTAAATTTTGCTTGACAACCAAACATAAAAGACTTGCTGAAATAACTGAGATGATTCATACAGCCTCGTTAGTCCATGATGATGTTGTTGATGAAGCTTCTACAAGAAGAGGAGTAGACACTGTTCATAGTAGATTTAATACCAGAGTAGCTGTTTTGGCGGGTGACTTTTTATTCGCTCAAGCAAGTTGGCATTTGGCTAATCTTGACAATGTAAATGTAGTTAAATTACTTAGTAGAGTAATAATGGATTTAGCAGAGGGTGAAATTAAACAAAATTTAAATAGATTTGATTCGGCTCAATCTTTTTCTAAATACATCAATAAAAGTTATTGTAAAACAGCCTCATTAATAGCCAATAGTTGCAAAGCAGCTGGGGTTTTAAGTAAAATTGAAGATGAAAACTTAACCTCGTTGTACGATTTTGGCAAAAATATTGGTTTGGCATTCCAAGTTGTAGATGACATTCTTGACTTTACTGGAAATGATAAACAACTTGGAAAACCTGCTGTAAGTGATCTTGCTAGTGGTTATCTTACCGCCCCAGTTTTATATGCCTTAGAAGAAAATAAACATTTGTCAGTTCTCATTAATAGAGAACTTGCTGAAAAAGATGATTTAGATGATGCTCTTAATATCATCATGAACTCTAAAGCTATTGAAAGTTCCAGAAAACTAGCTGAGGATTTTGCGATGCTCTCTAAAGAAGCTATAGTCTGGCTTCCTGATTCAGAATATAAAAGAGCTTTAATGGCTCTTCCAGAATTTGTTTTAAGCCGTATTTATTAG